Genomic window (Candidatus Angelobacter sp.):
AGGCTTTGGTGAGCGATGGACGATTGGTTGCCCGAGGGGACATCGCGCTGTGGAGACACAGCGAAGTTAGACTGGCATGATTTCACGGTCTGGCAAGAGGCTACGCGAACCGCCGGCCCGAATACACCATCCAACCGTGTGTTGGAAAATCGAACAACCGATGAGATGCTCCTGGGAGGTCTCACGACACGAGGATTACTTCCTTTGTCGTTGCCCATTGTTGCGTTCCACGGTCACCGACTGAAAGCCAGCCGCTTTCAATCCTCGCTGAACTTCCGGCGCTTTCATGAAGGTCTTCCACACTTTTCCCGTTCGATAGTTCTCGATCATGATCAGGATCGGGCCTTGGTCAATGCCGAGCACTTCGGGGTCCCACCAGTTGGCTGTCGGATTGAACGCGTCGCAGAAGCCGTATCGCGTCCAGATGTTCGGCCGATGGGCGTCGTAGAAATGTCGCAGCGTCGGTAAACAGATTTCCGGCGCGAACGGCATTGATGCACCAACGGCGGTAGGCGCG
Coding sequences:
- a CDS encoding glucoamylase family protein — its product is IDFRGTADDYLRGKGIDYFENSRRATLAQRAYCIANPGGFKGYGEMVWGLTACDGPGFGKFQAYSARGAPPPENDDGTIAPTAVGASMPFAPEICLPTLRHFYDAHRPNIWTRYGFCDAFNPTANWWDPEVLGIDQGPILIMIENYRTGKVWKTFMKAPEVQRGLKAAGFQSVTVERNNGQRQRK